A part of Pararhizobium sp. A13 genomic DNA contains:
- a CDS encoding ATP-binding protein translates to MSAPPALDSFRPWPRTLGSRLFLILLAGLMLAQGLSFSAQFLERYMTARAVMLNTLENDVATSIAILDRLPATERSDWLQRLDRGTYRYELGPGLAGVPSLTEQGAGIAAKIREAVDPRFPITFKSIPGDGKRLQAHLTLSDGKPLTIDVNPAPIMPLAEWLPYVLVLQLILLLLCSWFAVRLAIRPLVNLAYAADALDPNAKTPRLSETGPREVAYAAKAFNAMRDRIAQYLEERVQILAAISHDLQTPITRMKLRAEMADDSVEKEKLIQDLAEIERLVHEGVAYARSAHGDTEKSSRIDIRAFIESLVYDYQDTGKAVAVTEKINGAIVTRPHALRRILTNLIDNALKFGGSADISVEKGEEGAVVIKVLDRGPGIPEDQLEAVMQPFFRLEQSRNRRTGGTGLGLAIAQQLALAIGGSLALRNREGGGLSAEVIIP, encoded by the coding sequence ATGAGCGCCCCTCCCGCACTTGACAGCTTCCGGCCCTGGCCACGTACCTTGGGATCGCGGCTGTTCCTTATCCTTCTCGCCGGCCTGATGCTTGCGCAGGGTCTTTCCTTCAGCGCCCAGTTTCTGGAGCGCTATATGACGGCGCGGGCCGTTATGCTCAACACGCTCGAGAACGATGTGGCGACCTCGATCGCCATTCTCGATCGCCTGCCTGCCACCGAACGGTCGGACTGGCTGCAGCGTCTCGATCGAGGCACCTATCGCTATGAGCTGGGACCGGGCCTTGCCGGCGTTCCCAGCTTGACCGAACAGGGCGCCGGCATCGCCGCGAAAATACGAGAAGCCGTTGATCCGCGTTTCCCCATAACGTTTAAATCCATACCGGGCGACGGCAAACGCCTTCAGGCCCACCTGACCTTGAGCGATGGCAAGCCGCTGACGATCGATGTGAACCCGGCTCCCATCATGCCACTCGCCGAATGGCTGCCTTACGTTCTCGTCTTGCAGCTCATTCTTCTCCTCCTCTGCAGCTGGTTTGCCGTCCGCTTGGCAATCCGCCCTCTCGTCAATCTTGCCTATGCCGCCGATGCGCTTGACCCCAATGCAAAAACCCCGCGCCTGAGCGAAACGGGGCCGCGCGAGGTCGCCTATGCTGCGAAGGCCTTCAACGCTATGCGAGATCGCATCGCGCAGTACCTGGAAGAAAGAGTGCAAATCCTCGCGGCCATCTCTCACGATCTTCAAACACCCATCACGCGCATGAAGCTTCGGGCCGAAATGGCCGATGATTCTGTCGAAAAGGAAAAACTGATACAGGACCTGGCCGAAATCGAACGCCTTGTCCACGAAGGCGTGGCCTATGCGCGCAGTGCCCATGGAGACACCGAAAAATCCTCGCGTATCGACATACGTGCCTTCATCGAGAGCCTCGTCTATGATTATCAGGACACCGGCAAGGCCGTGGCAGTCACCGAGAAAATCAACGGCGCGATCGTCACCCGGCCCCATGCCCTGCGCCGTATCCTGACCAATCTCATCGACAACGCGCTCAAGTTTGGCGGCAGCGCGGACATATCGGTCGAGAAAGGTGAAGAAGGAGCGGTCGTCATAAAGGTGCTCGATCGCGGCCCGGGAATCCCGGAGGATCAACTCGAAGCCGTCATGCAACCATTCTTCCGGCTTGAACAGTCCCGCAATCGGAGAACCGGAGGCACCGGACTTGGGCTGGCCATAGCGCAACAGCTGGCGCTCGCGATCGGCGGTTCGCTCGCATTGCGCAATCGCGAGGGTGGCGGACTGTCGGCAGAAGTCATCATCCCTTGA
- a CDS encoding organic hydroperoxide resistance protein: protein MTQIENVLYTGKAHTTGGRDGTSRSSDGNLDIRLSSPGKAGSGTNPEQLFASGWSACFIGAMGLAAHKMKIAFPTDTAVDAEVDLVHMDGAYVLQARLNVSLPGLEREIAQALADAAHETCPYSKATRGNIDVVINLV from the coding sequence ATGACCCAGATCGAAAACGTCCTCTACACCGGCAAGGCCCATACCACTGGCGGCCGCGATGGCACTTCGCGCAGTTCCGATGGCAACCTCGACATCAGGCTTTCCTCTCCCGGCAAGGCGGGCAGCGGCACCAATCCCGAACAGTTGTTCGCCTCCGGCTGGTCGGCCTGCTTCATCGGAGCAATGGGTCTTGCTGCCCACAAAATGAAGATCGCGTTCCCGACTGATACGGCAGTCGATGCCGAAGTGGATCTGGTCCACATGGACGGCGCCTACGTTCTCCAGGCGCGCCTCAACGTCAGCCTGCCGGGGCTGGAGCGGGAGATCGCCCAGGCTCTGGCGGACGCGGCGCACGAGACCTGCCCCTATTCCAAGGCCACACGCGGCAACATCGATGTCGTGATCAACCTGGTCTAA
- a CDS encoding response regulator codes for MDHIDHILVVDDDREIRELVSTYLTKNGLRVTVAADGRHMRAFLEANTVDLIVLDLMMPGDDGLVLCRELRAGKHKSTPVLMLTARSDETDRIIGLEMGADDYLAKPFAARELLARIKAVLRRTRMLPPNLQVTEVGQLLTFGDWQLDTTGRHLLDREGTVVALSGAEYRLLRVLVDHPQRVLNRDQLLNLTQGREAELFDRSIDLLVSRLRQRLSDDAREPAYIKTVRSEGYVFAVPVEITEVRR; via the coding sequence ATGGATCACATCGATCACATTCTTGTCGTCGATGACGATCGCGAAATACGGGAACTGGTCTCAACTTATCTCACGAAAAACGGCTTGCGGGTCACCGTTGCGGCGGATGGCCGGCACATGCGGGCCTTTCTCGAGGCAAACACCGTCGATCTCATCGTGCTCGATCTGATGATGCCGGGCGATGACGGTCTGGTGCTGTGCCGCGAATTGCGGGCGGGTAAACACAAGTCGACGCCGGTGCTGATGCTGACGGCGCGAAGCGACGAGACCGATCGCATCATCGGCCTGGAGATGGGGGCCGATGACTATTTGGCAAAACCGTTTGCGGCTCGCGAGTTGCTCGCCCGGATCAAGGCGGTTCTGCGCCGGACGCGCATGCTGCCCCCCAATCTTCAGGTGACTGAAGTCGGGCAGCTGCTGACATTCGGCGACTGGCAGCTCGACACGACCGGAAGACATCTGCTTGATCGCGAGGGAACGGTCGTCGCGCTCAGCGGCGCCGAGTACCGCCTGCTTCGCGTCTTAGTCGATCATCCACAGCGCGTGCTCAATCGAGACCAGCTTCTCAACCTCACGCAGGGTCGAGAAGCGGAGTTGTTCGACCGCTCGATCGACCTTCTCGTCAGCCGCCTTCGCCAGCGCCTTTCCGATGACGCGCGCGAGCCGGCCTACATAAAGACCGTGCGCAGCGAAGGGTATGTGTTCGCGGTGCCGGTCGAAATCACCGAGGTCCGGCGATGA